The Epinephelus lanceolatus isolate andai-2023 chromosome 14, ASM4190304v1, whole genome shotgun sequence region TGTGGCTGTGACTATGGCCGCAGTTGTAACTTTTGACATACTGAGACTGGCTATGCCTGTGGCTGTTGTGATTCTGGAAGCTACCACATGTTTTTAAGGGAGGTATCATTAAAGGAGCGgcatgcaacattcagagcattagctgtttgctatgtaaagatataatgGAGTAacggtgtcctgagcagagagtgAAGTCATTCTCCCTTTGTGTGTGATGTAGGCCTAGTCCAAGCTTCTGTTCTTTTGTTGTGGTAGCTTGTCTGGGCGTCTGGgcatgtgtgcatgtaagtGTTTGTcagtccttgtgtgtgtgtttcactggCTAGCTAAACATCACTGCTCAGCACTGTGCTCATATGTTGGTTACTGCAAATAAAGCTATCCCAAGAATTGGTGGTAGAACAATGATGTCAGGGAAGCATTATGCCCACCCTGTCTCTCCCCCACATTAACACCATTAGCTTTGTCAGTACTATTCATACTGTAAGTACTATTCACACTATTAGCACCATTGGCTCgaccacctccatgttgagaactgtgtgcagGCAAACCTGCTCCAGAGTCCGAATCATAGATGATCTTTGAATGTAACATATAGCTCCTTTTAAGTACATGCAGAAATCATGCAAGTGCACTTTAGTAATGGTTGTGTTGGCTGACCAGTGAGACTTGACCAGTGTTACTATCTCGCAGACTTGTGACTGAAGTTATTTGGTCCAAGTCTCAAATAAGACACAAGTCATTTGTCCGAGTCTTAAGAACGTCACTATTCATTTTGTCTCGGGCATGGCAAGTCAAGTGTCAGGTCATGTCCTGTCGAGTCAAGTCCTTTGTTGAAACAAGTCAAGTCCTAAGTCACatcacttttttcccccacaggATACTGCAGTCTTGCCTGCAGTGTCTGGTCTTTATAAAGACAAAAGACAAGAAAGGGTTTGACAATTAATTGAAATTTTATCATAATTACTGATATTCAGTGAAATAAgagtaacatttttttaaaaatgcaatcaACATTGAAACAACCTAATGATTGAGATTCACAGATCAATGGTTTGCCAAAATGTAGCATTACAATCCCAACAgtttattctggtgatttcGTTGATGAGTAATAATAATTGTTGTCAGGCTAACTAGCTACAAAGTTGTGAGAGAACAGATTGTATCTGGCTAATGTTCGCTAACATCAGCCTGCCCTTCACAGATGCGTACTGGTCCTGAGGAGTCTTCAAATGATGAACAAAGTTTGATGTTGTAGTCTGGATGTCAGAAACCTTTCAGCAGGTATTGCATTCAGCAATTCATCATTTTCATTCACATCTGAAATCAAGTCAAGTAATAAGTCTTAAACTCCAAAGCTGAGTCTCaagtcatttattttgtcaGGTCAAGTTACAGGTCATCAAAGCAGTGACTCAAATCAACTTTAGTCCAAGTCACAAAAACTCAAGTCTGCATTTCTGCTATCTTGGGTGTTGTATTGAATAGCTAGCCAGCCACTTAGTCATATTCTACAGCTATAGCAGTAGTCATAGCTACAGCTGCAACAAGTGGTGTTTCTATGCCTGGCCCACAGCCTGGCGTAATTAGCCACAGCAAAGGGTGCAACAACCCCAACAAGTGGCTGTAGCTAAATACTGTTAGCTGTTCCTCTACTGCTTACTACACCATCAGTTTTTTCTAAAGAACTTTTTATGTGTTCACTTTAGAAAAGAATGGTTTCACCTGGTTTCCATgctgaggacaaggagggttCACTCACTACTTTTTCATCAAGTTCATCACTTGGGGTCTCACTGAGGAGTGGACATCAGGACAGGATGATGTGCTGATGTGGAACCAAATGAATCAAACTCCTGAAATGGCAACACAAGGTAAGTACACACAAAGAAATGACAGCATCCCAGTTCAGGTAAGTCCTTCAAACTATGTATTTTGAGATGGGTCATAATGGTTAGACAATGGTGTCTCTCTCTTGGAGGACCCACATGGCGTATTGTTTGCAGACCATGGTAGACCACACCAAAGAGTGGTTTAGTTTGAAGTTGATCATACGAACTACGGAACTTCATTTATATAGTGTAGATATCTCTTATCAGTGTGATACCGTTTTTAAAGTTGCTATAGCAGAAAAGTCATGACTCTAGTCAAAATCCCTCTACTTATTTGTGGGAGTAGTTGACGATTGTGTGCTATGTTTAGTGCTATGCATGTGATGGCTCCACTTTTGAGGTCTGAGACATTGAAGGTAAGTAGGCCAATGGTTTTGGAGGAAGTGTGTGAAATACAGAGCAATTTGTCCTTATTGAAGACAGATAACATATTAAGGAAATCAAGAACCAAGAAGATGGAGAGCCAAAGATGGTTCTTTGAATTTATTCACAACAGTATTTGCTGGCAGCATTGGTAAATATGTGAAATGTGCTGAGTTATTGTAGAGTATTACTCAAACTCTACTTGCAAAATGTCTGGTAAAGATGCATACCATCTAGCCACAATCACCCTGGTTTGGGTCCAGCTGGGGCCAAATTCTCTCCTATGAGGGGAAGAGAAGTTCATAAATATGATCTTATTGTGTTTGTGGTTGCATTAAGCCACTATGAGCAATGTTGCAAACTTATGACTGGGACCTCTATTGGGCAATATTTTGCACCAATGTGATCAGTCATTTTTCAGGTATTTAATTCAgatatttaattcaattcatcTACAGATTGTTTCTTAGTTACCACAATATAAAACTATACATACTGTAATGTAAAATTTTAgccatattgcccacccctgccttagtcaaatattttttacttcCCCATATCAGTCTTTTATGGTTAACAGAGCTGAGTGACTACTGTGTGACTGCCTTTAGGAAACAGACCAATGActtgaataatgttttttttttttttttagatatttacaATGCAATGCAAACATCTGATTGATTGAATATGTGGAAACAGCCAAGCTgatacaaatttattttttgtagggTATTCATTATTTAAAGAtccggtgtgtaggatttagtggcatctagctgtgaggtcACAGAACTGAAACCTCATGTGCCAAACGTGtgggagaactacagtggccagtgtgaaaatgcaaattgcCCTGTCTAGAACCAGCGTTTGgcttgtccattctgggctactgtagaacaacatggtggactccatggagGAGGACCTGTtcagtatgtagatataaacagctcattctaaggtagcaGAAACACAATTTGTGTAATTAAAAACACAGCATTGAATATTATTCACCATTTTTACCAACAGATGCCCTTAAATCAGACACACTCTGCATTTAATATACAAACTTGAAGGTCTAAGCCCTTATGCGTCCATCTCAAAACACCAATATAATGTTTAATTATTACAGTTAATTGTATTGCTTTTCTACTTtgtatttgttgtgaaaatattCAGAGACAGATTGGGTAAATTTGAAAAACCACAATCAGGTCAAAACACAGGAAATATTCACTGCATACTTGCAGAAGGAGCTGAGTAATTTGGAAGCTCTTTTTCCATTTTGACTTTAACATCAGATTCAGATAACAGTGAAGTCCCAGCAGTGAAGTAGTCACTGGGGAGAAGCATTCTCACAGCatcttgtggaaaaaaaaaataaataaataaaaagtagcTGCACACTTGTTTGAGTCCATCAGCCTCTGTAAATGTTGTTGAGAGCACTGGCTTCAACATAATTCTACAGCCACAAGCTTCAGGATCCTTTCTTAAGTATTAAAGATACTCTTGGCACTGTGACTAattaaagaataaattaaatgtatttattgaaaTTATTCATACTGGCAAATGCtgtcttaaaataaaagtatacTGAAAGTTAAAGTGTTGGCTTTTATTTCAGATCAATGTCCAATTAACTGACTTGAGGAGATTTTGATACCTGCAAAAGTGACTAATAATGGCATTGAAAAATTGTAGAAATTTTCAGTGAGTTTGGGTTGTGTGTGATTTGCTTAAAACCTGTCAGAAGTCCCCATAAAGCAGCTCTTTATCTACGCTCATTCCAATGACGGTAGATCTCAGTGAGACTAAGAATTAATACAGTGGTAAATCCTATTTTATTGTcgttttaaaaataataagcaCAAATCCTGTATGCGCAAGATTTGATAAACTGCCTCTGTATAATCTTGATAAGTTGATGATGTGATGTTACCAGGTCAtagttattttaaaatatttaagtaACGGTTCTCGTAAATGACACTTTGCACATTCAGTTATCCCATAGATTAAACGTTGTCCCACCTAAACCTCAGTCTTGACAAAAAAGTGAACAGATATAACCACAAATtactacagaaaaaaatacttaaacaaTATATTTCAAAACTATTTTTCTAAAAGCTGTATTTTTCAAAAGCTTTTGAATATCTCaaacataataaatataatGTGAAACAGCCCCCACTGGTTATAATGTTGGGGTCCCAGGCTGTTTCAAGAACAAGACATAAGAATAGCAATTTATTGCACCACCTTAACCGTATCCAGAGCTAAGGACCACTACAAGAATTGGTCTTTAAACCAATAAAACCAATTTCCAAAGATAATTGAGAACATGTTTCAATACATATGCATGAAAAAAGGATTTTCCATACGACCGACTCACATGCTCATGTAATTGATTGAGGGGATGACCCGTTATATTAAATGTTATTTGAGAACCATCAAAACGCGCAAAATTGCAAATTGCCCAGCTTGTATCTGAATTAATACCTCATTCATCATCATTATGGGTTGATAAGTTAATTTAACCATTTCATTCTGTCTTAATGAGCTATAGTTGAATTAATGTCATGTAATATATGAAAGTAACATTTGAACAGAGGCAATGATTTGagacaaacagagcagagaCTACTTTAGAAGCATAATGGTGGCATAAATCTCATCAGGCTGCAGCTCGTGTTGTATGTTTTTGGAGAAATATACATTGGTAAGAAAAACCTGAGGAGGATTTGAAGGTGTGCAGTGCTGGTTTGCTTTTAGAGATCTGATTGATTTCAGTGTTTTGATGTAACAGCTGGTATGTCAGTTGTAAATTCTGCACAGCATCAGATACAAATGTGGGcacaatatgttttaaaaactgAGCTTTGTTGGAGTGTAATCTCACAGTTGTGGATTTTAAAGCATTAATAGGAACAAAAGGAACTGCACTGTGTGATTTTAGCTGGAATAATGTTATATTTCAGTCCTGGGTTGGCTCAGTGAAAACCCTACTGAGCCTGCCAGTCCCTCATCTGGCGTTGAGTGACTGCATTTGACCATTAGGGGTCTTTGCTGTCTTCTAGTTCCACCTTAAATGCGTTTTGGCCCCGCTTGCTCCCTGTAGTTTAGGTTTTTTGTCCTCCCGCAGCAGCTGTCACCCTGCATTACTCGCAGTCAGCTAAATGAAACATTATTCTAAACATATGCATCGTAATCAGTCCGGTCACACTTACAAGAACACGCGTTAATAAGGCAATCAATCACTCTGGAACAAGCAAGTTGTTCTGTAACAGCTCATAAACAGTGTGTAATGAAGAATTGGAGGTTAGCATGACACGGCGCTGATCAGATAATCAATGTCAAAGATGCGATGAATGTCAGTAAATGTAGTTTTCATGTCGTTTCTATAAAATCCTCAATTTACAACAAGCAGTTCAATTACCCTGAAAATACAGTCAATTAAATAGGGGTGATTGGACAGTAGGGGCAGGATCATCGATCTTTGCATTTCTATCTCGCTGGTGGACATTTAATTTGGTTTTTCTATTAGCAccgaaataaagaaaatataaaatatattaaacaacCCAAAGATTTATTTTCTTGTCAAAAACAATTCGGCGGAGGTGACAGACAGTCCTCTGCATTATGATGAATTCTTTTTTTCAGCCTTGCACATTGGATACAAAACTAATCGTGTTATTGTGGGCAGTGTTTTTCTGGCCTCTTGTCTTTTCCTTTTCACACCTCCATCTATCTCAATGCTTTTGTTGTATGGGTTGCAACCCTCGCTTTAGTAAAGAGCAAGGAAACATGGTGATACATCACGCCCATATTTGCTGCCCTAATCCTATTTCTTTAATGGGGACGTTCAAAAAAGCAACTTATCTTAAAGTCCCTCGGGGGCATTCTGGTGTAGGCTATATTTTAACCAAGTGCAATTAACGACAGTATCAGCTTGTATCATTTAGAggtaatgtaaaaataatggtaAATTATAGGGCCGGAATGACCCGTGATGGCAGGCCTCATATTCCCTGTAGCTTTCCACGTATTTTTAATTAATGCTTTACAGTGTTTGCAATAGAAATGGTGTCACAGCACCTGAATAAGCCCAAGATGTCTTCATTGTCGGAGCTGAACCTTCTTAAATATGTGCTACAACATATATGTCTttaatatatatagatatagccAAGCAATTAAGTAAAGTTTGTCAGCGTCCTGCAACGAAATCCATTTTTTTGGTAGAAATATTTGTCATTAATGTAAAAGAGGCGAAAATgtgtaaagattttttttatttattttccaagAACAAACACGATCAATAAATAACATGATTTACATTTCATAttgcacaatttttttttcaagttaaaatatttaaattcatACAGTCATTGATATTTTAAATACAGAGATATAGAGTTATAACAGACCCCAGGGACAAAGGCCAATactatttttcatcatttttaatttcagtgcTCGTTTATCagccctttttttcctttaaaaaaagccTCTTTTTTTGGAGTGGACCGTAAAGAAATATTCTCCATAATTCAGTCAGTAAATTTTTGCACGAAATTCCAGATCATGAATTTGGACTATTGAGTGAGGCCAATTTGTAGGCTAATGTGATGCTCCTATTGGCGTGTACATCCagtgtttaaacattaaaaaaacattcagcaagtcacacaaaataaataaaaataaaaatgtgttttaaaaaaaaaatcagcctacCATCCACATTTCaggaagcattttttttttcttcagggcGATCGATAATTCAGTTGTCAACTATCAGTAGGACTATTTGCAAAATATTTCACGATTTACAGTTCACATGTTTTATAATTAACATATTGGTGATGTCCCAACAGGAACGAATAAAATAGCACATAGCCATTTTTACAGGCGCAGACAGATTGTAAAGCCAGGCTTATTTAGTCTGAACTTTCGCCTTTGCTCAGTCCCGTCACTGTGTGTGCTGAGTGAAGAGGTCCTAAAGGGATTACACACCTATGAAAATACTGGATTTGATATAATGAGGCGCAGCAATGTAAATAAAAGAGAtgctactgtgtgtgtttgtgtgtgtgtgtgtgtgtgtgtgtgtgtcgaggtATTTCCCATTATCAGCAAACTAAATTTGAGGCTCTCTTTGCAGGCTgctatgtatgtaatatttctAAAGCCTACACGTGTCATATATTATCCTTATGCAGTGCATCTGTGTACCAGGACTGTCGCTTTTGTTCCAGGTCTTTTGTATGTCTAATGACTTCCCTCCGCGGGTTGTTAGCACTTGACAGCGGGTCTCAAAACGAGGAACTTTCTTCCAGTCATGTATTCAAAGGAGCTCCATCTAGGTACATGATTGGCAATTTTTGTCATGATCCTCTCATTATTAACATAAAAATTGACACGAAAGACGCGGTGCAAAATTATATGCACCCTTTCTAGCTGATTAGGGGGGTCCCCACAGAGCAGAGGCTGGGTGTTGGAGAAGCTGTCCCTGCCAAAAATCTCAGTCTATTAGGCCTAGTGAAGAAAGATATGCTGCTGGGGCAGAGAAGCAGGACCTTCTGCTATCTAAATTTAGGTAGCATAATTAGCTCACGTTTGAATCTTTAAAAAACCAGAGGAGTCAAGGTAGCCAGGGTGGCTGGGTGTTGGACATTGGAGCCGCAGAAATATGGAAATATGGGATGTGACTCAATTACAGATGTGGGGTTTGCAgatataaatgcaaaaaaaattaaaatggcaCATTGATTGAATGTCTTATTTTTCCAAATATGTTTGCCTGTAAATTAATCCAGTTTAGAAATTGTCTACTGGCGCAACACATGAGCACAAGCTTTTAAAAAAGGGTGTGAGTTGCAAAATTTTCGGTGCTAGATAATCATGTTTTGAGTCTTCTGGACTTTTTAGAAATAATCTaaatatgtgtgtttacaaTGCTGCCTGTTAGACGAATCCTTTACCCAGGTGTGGTTTTTAAAGTAGGCCTATCCCCTAAAGTAGGACTAGAGCAAAATAGGAACAAGGGTCGTGTAGGCTGCATGATGAGTTATCTGTTAAGTGAAGTTTCTTCTCGTTGGTCTGGTGACGGGACTGAGGTTTTGCTGAGGACAGCAGCAGAATACGGCAGAAATCCACTCTCGGATCTTTGCCCCGAAGCTGTGCAGGTAAAGTCAGCGCTGGTGCTCCTGGAGCTCAGCGCGCTCGCCGCCTGGCTGCTGTGGCAGCTGAGACACGAACAAGGCCCGGTGGCTGACGGCGCGCTCACCGCCGCCGCCGCTGCCGCAGCCGCCGCTGCCGCTGACGCCGCCGCCGAGCTGTTCAGGCCTGCGGGTGACTGGTAGAGTCCCGGGTGCCTGAAGCTGCACAGGAGCTCCGGCCGCGAGTACGGGTGGGAGAGGGCTCGGAAGGTATCGAGGGGCCGGATGGAGGTGGCGAAAGGTGACGAGGCGGCGCCGGTGGCGGCGGCggccgctgctgctgccgtgACACCAACGTGCGGGTAGTAGTGTAGAGGCATGTGCGAGTGGAAAGGGTAAGGTAGGCTTCCTGTAGCTGCCGCGTGCGTCATCATGTAAGTGTAGAAGCTGGGGTCTGCTGGATGGGGCCAGGACATCGCCAAACGCTGCCTTTTATCCTTCATCCGCCTGTTCTGGAACCACACCTGTACACAGAGTCAAAACAAGGCCCATATTGaagctgccatgttgtttgcaAGCTCTAAATTTAGACCTGGACAGTGTGCTCCAGCGCGTGCTCAGGGCAGACACTGATGCTAAAATGTCCTATAAATGCTCTTGTCATTGAACATTAAAATGATGCATTTACGCATCATGCAGCAGATAAAATCtccaaaataaatatacaatGTAACTTAAAATATGGTATTTTTTgcattaaattattttacacaCGTGCTATTTATTAATTGTGCACATAACGGTGAAATTGATGAGCACCCATGGGGTGAGCAGTAAATAAAAGAGCTATTTTGCGCACAGGTTAAAATCAAAATATCACACAGAAATACTGATTATTATGGCTATATTTTCTACTGCcgagtattattattattttaatttccaCAGCATTGCTTTCTCTGCACACACACGAGAATAATAGAGATTAATCTTACCTTAATGGTAGTCTCGGGCAGATTCAGCGCCGCGGCTAATTCACATCTTCTCGGTCTCGACACGTAATTTTCCCTGTAAAACTCTTTTTCCAACCTCCCGATTTGTTCCCTGGTGAAAGCAGTCCGATATCTTCTCACTTGGTCGCTATTTGAATTGTTTGATCCTCCCGATGAGTTACCGTTCATATTCTGGAGGGAGTTTGAGCTTAGGTTGGAAGATCCAGAATTACTGTCTGAAAaacctaaaataataataatttcaaaacgaaataaataaaataaaaagagggagagaaacaaaTTGTTATTGATAATGACAATAATGCAATAATAAACGCGTGTGTGGGCCTGATTTTTTGCAACATAATGGGAAAAAggataaaaaataatgttgatatttatttaaaatgtgtgtctTTTTAATGTATCATTATAACATTTAACCACTgtgtagtagtaataataataattattattattatcataataataaggaaatattacaaataataatacaaataattatTAAATTTAGCTTCATTTCGTTTCCTTGGATACAGAGAGAATGATAACAGTGATACCAGCTACATTCACATCAAAATATAATAGAAATAAAGAggataaatttggagtaaaatCTTACCCTTGTTGTTTTCCTTGTGCTGGCTCGGGGAGCGATGCGCAGGGCATCCCACCTCCACATCACTGTTAATATCTGATTCTGGCGAAACTTCGGAGTAAAGGCTCATTTTCTTCCTGCTTTCTGACGAGGAAATTTCCGCCGACGAGGTATTCTCACTGTTGTGGTGCGTGCCGAAAAGACTGTCAATTTCAAATTTGCCTTTCGTCGGGATGTCCCCAAGATTTCCATGGAGAGACGCCGAAGTTATTCTCGGGCTTAGCCGTCCGCTGTGCTGAGAGTTTTCCAGGGCCTCCAGCACTGAATTTCCAGGCGTGTCTGCGAGCCTCTTCCCTGCGACGGGACTGTGCAGACCTCTCTCCATCAATATCATCTCTTTTCTTATCCTCTCCATCATTAAGCCGTGCAAGacgaagaaggaggaaaaaaaaacacaacacccaccaccaccaccacacaacACTTGTCCAGGGGGGCTGGAGCACCAATGAGTTGTGTCGGAGCTTAAATCCGCATGCAACTCAGCAACTGTCTCTAAATAACTGTCTCTAAACCTTTTTATAAGCAAGacgcaaaaaaagaaagaatctGAATGCAATCGACGAGCGACTGCTCAAAATGAGCCGTGCATCCtccccagcagcagcaaaatgtcatTCATCAAAAGTGGTTGCTGTTCGTTGTTAAAATGCTCGGCTGACGTTGCTCCAATGATCATTTATTGTAACAGGTTTATAAGCAAATAAATAGGAGAGGGCTGTCACTTGATGATGGAGGCGGCCTTCGGTCAGACGAATAATATCCaagtggagaggaagagaggagtgaggagcgagGTGCTTGTCCCTGGGTTGATCTCTGAGTCTGTTTTAGATTGCTCTGGGGTTTGGCCTCTTGGGTGAAATTGACAGTCTGATTAATAAAATGAGCGGTGCAACATTTCCCTCTTCATTTAGGAATATTATTATGCTTTGATTCTCTATTgtttcccctcctctctgtgcgccctccccctctctaatcgttgttctttttatttatcctccttatttctttttattatttttaaccatttctGCGACTTTAATCAGGATGTGAAGTACATTACAGGATTAAACTGCAAGTTTGTGATGAGACATGAAGACTATTGTGTTATAGTTTTTAAAACCATGTTTTCATAAATGAATTTCATATTTTTCCtcattttggggctttttgttCTACACAGTTCGTCAAAGGCACATTTTGATGTGGTGATAATGCCTGCATTAGTGCACATTTACCGACAACAGCACACGCTTATAGGTTGTATTTAATAATGCATGTAGAAAt contains the following coding sequences:
- the evx2 gene encoding homeobox even-skipped homolog protein 2, yielding MMERIRKEMILMERGLHSPVAGKRLADTPGNSVLEALENSQHSGRLSPRITSASLHGNLGDIPTKGKFEIDSLFGTHHNSENTSSAEISSSESRKKMSLYSEVSPESDINSDVEVGCPAHRSPSQHKENNKGFSDSNSGSSNLSSNSLQNMNGNSSGGSNNSNSDQVRRYRTAFTREQIGRLEKEFYRENYVSRPRRCELAAALNLPETTIKVWFQNRRMKDKRQRLAMSWPHPADPSFYTYMMTHAAATGSLPYPFHSHMPLHYYPHVGVTAAAAAAAATGAASSPFATSIRPLDTFRALSHPYSRPELLCSFRHPGLYQSPAGLNSSAAASAAAAAAAAAAAVSAPSATGPCSCLSCHSSQAASALSSRSTSADFTCTASGQRSESGFLPYSAAVLSKTSVPSPDQREETSLNR